From one Rattus rattus isolate New Zealand chromosome 15, Rrattus_CSIRO_v1, whole genome shotgun sequence genomic stretch:
- the LOC116884895 gene encoding LOW QUALITY PROTEIN: fructose-bisphosphate aldolase A-like (The sequence of the model RefSeq protein was modified relative to this genomic sequence to represent the inferred CDS: substituted 1 base at 1 genomic stop codon) has product MVLMGPNERRSPWSCHGRSPPRSLFSPFTYPPAYPTDPPRPVPVKRCHRHHAPPYPALTPEQKKELADIAHRIVAPGKGILAADESTGSIAKRLHSIGTENTEENRRFYRQLLLTANDRVNPCIGGVILFHETLYQKADDGRPFPQLIKSKGGVVGIKVDKGVVTLAGTNGETTTQGLDGLSERCAQYKKDXADFAKWRCVLKIGEHTPSSLAIMENANVLARYASICQQNGIVPIVEPEILPGGDHDLKRCQYVTEKVLAAVYKALSDHHVYLEGTLLKPNMVTPGHACTQKFSNEEIAMATVTALRRTVPPTVPGVTFLSGGQSEEEASINLNAINKCPLLKPWALTFSYGRALQASALKAWGGKKENLKAAQEEYIKRALANSLACQGKYSPSGQSCAAASESLFISNHAY; this is encoded by the exons atggtcttgaTGGGccccaatgagaggagaagcccttggtcctgccacggcCGGagccca CCGCGTTCCCTCTTTAGTCCTTTCACCTACCCACCGGCATACCCGACAGACCCACCCCGTCCTGTGCCAGTAAAGCGCTGCCACCGGCACCATGCCCCACCATACCCAGCACTGACCCCGGAGCAGAAGAAGGAACTGGCTGACATCGCTCACCGAATTGTAGCTCCGGGAAAGGGCATCCTGGCTGCAGACGAGTCCACTGGAAGCATTGCCAAGCGCCTGCATTCCATTGGCACCGAGAACACCGAGGAGAACAGGCGCTTCTACCGCCAACTGCTGCTGACTGCCAATGACCGTGTGAATCCCTGCATTGGAGGGGTGATCCTTTTCCATGAGACACTGTACCAGAAGGCAGATGATGGCCGTCCCTTCCCCCAACTTATCAAGTCCAAGGGTGGTGTTGTGGGCATTAAGGTAGATAAGGGTGTAGTGACCCTGGCTGGAACCAATGGCGAGACAACTACCCAAGGGCTGGATGGGCTGTCTGAGCGCTGTGCCCAGTATAAGAAGGATTGAGCCGACTTTGCCAAGTGGCGCTGTGTACTAAAGATTGGGGAACATACTCCCTCGTCCCTCGCCATCATGGAAAATGCCAATGTTCTGGCCCGTTACGCCAGCATCTGCCAGCAGAATGGCATTGTACCCATTGTGGAGCCTGAAATTCTCCCTGGTGGGGACCATGACTTGAAGCGCTGCCAGTATGTAACTGAGAAGGTACTGGCAGCTGTCTACAAGGCTCTGAGTGACCACCATGTCTATCTGGAAGGCACACTGCTGAAGCCCAACATGGTCACCCCTGGCCATGCTTGCACTCAGAAATTTTCCAATGAGGAGATTGCCATGGCAACCGTCACAGCACTTCGTCGCACAGTGCCCCCTACTGTCCCTGGGGTCACTTTCCTGTCTGGAGGGCAGAGTGAGGAAGAGGCATCCATCAACCTCAACGCTATCAACAAATGTCCCCTGCTGAAGCCATGGGCCTTGACTTTCTCCTATGGCCGAGCCCTGCAGGCCTCTGCTCTAAAGGCTTGGGGTGGGAAGAAGGAGAACCTGAAGGCAGCCCAGGAGGAGTACATCAAGCGAGCCCTGGCCAACAGCCTCGCTTGTCAAGGAAAGTACTCTCCAAGTGGCCAGTCTTGTGCCGCAGCCAGTGAATCTCTCTTCATCTCTAACCATGCCTACTAA
- the LOC116884614 gene encoding protocadherin beta-4-like: MHFPTMEKLRKIHLNRQVMLFIFMMTLVLVCSEPTTRYSILEETESGSFVAHLAKDLGLGAGELAARSARVVSDDYKQRLLLDPETGDLILREKLDREELCGSVDPCVLPFQVSLEKPVQYFQGELLIQDINDHAPEFPDRELLLKIPENSQPGTRFSLKLAQDLDVGSNGLQEYRVSTNPHFHVLTRNNSEGKKYPELVQDRALDREEQAELSLTLMALDGGSPPRSGTALVRILIIDINDNAPEFVNSPYEVQVPESSPPDSPILTVLARDADAGNFGSVSYGLFQASDEIQQTFSINETTGDMRLKKKLDFEKIKSYHVEIEATDGGGLSGRGSVMIEVLDVNDNAPELTISSLTSSVPENAPETIISIFRVGDRDSGENGKVVCSISENLPFLLKSTFKNFYTLVTESPLDRESRAEYNITISVSDLGTPRLTTQHTITVQVSDINDNAPAFTQTSYTMFVRENNSPALHIGTISATDSDSGSNAHITYSLLPPQNPQLALTSLISINPDNGQLFALRALDYEALQAFEFYVCATDQGSPALSSQALVRVVVLDDNDNAPFVLYPLQNASAPCTELLPRAAEPGYLITKVVAVDCDSGQNAWLSFQLLKATEPGLFSVWAHNGEVRTTRLLSERDVPKHRLLLLVKDNGDPARSATVTLHVLLVDGFSQPYLPLPEVARNAVQEDDDALTLYLVIALASVSSLFLLSVLLFVGVRLCRRGREVSLGGCSIPDGHFPSHLVDVSGAGTLSQSYQYEVCLRGDSGTGEFKFLKPMVPNAGIEIMESPHCRESFVFN, encoded by the coding sequence ATGCACTTCCCCACCatggagaagctgaggaagattCACCTAAACAGGCAAGTAATgctgtttatttttatgatgacTTTGGTTCTGGTTTGCAGTGAGCCAACAACTCGATACTCTATCTTAGAGGAAACAGAAAGTGGCTCCTTTGTAGCCCATCTGGCCAAGGATCTGGgtctgggagctggggagctggctgcCAGGTCTGCACGGGTGGTGTCTGATGATTACAAGCAGAGATTGCTGCTGGATCCTGAGACTGGGGATTTGATTCTGAGAGAGAAACTAGACCGGGAAGAGCTGTGTGGCTCTGTGGATCCCTGTGTGCTGCCTTTCCAGGTGTCTCTTGAAAAGCCAGTGCAATATTTTCAAGGAGAATTATTGATCCAGGACATAAATGATCATGCTCCAGAATTCCCAGATAGAGAATTGCTCTTGAAAATTCCGGAAAACAGCCAGCCAGGCACACGATTTTCATTGAAATTAGCCCAGGATTTGGATGTGGGCAGCAATGGGCTTCAAGAGTACAGAGTCAGCACCAACCCTCATTTTCATGTCCTCACTCGAAATAATAGTGAAGGCAAGAAATACCCAGAGTTGGTGCAGGACAGAGCCCTGGACAGAGaggagcaggcagagctgagctTAACCCTCATGGCTCTGGATGGAGGATCTCCACCGAGGTCAGGAACAGCCCTAGTTCGAATCCTGATCATAGACATCAATGACAATGCTCCTGAGTTTGTGAACAGCCCCTATGAGGTGCAGGTCCCAGAGAGCAGTCCCCCAGACTCCCCAATCCTGACTGTCTTAGCACGGGATGCAGATGCTGGCAACTTTGGGAGTGTTTCCTATGGCTTGTTCCAAGCATCAGATGAAATCCAACAAACATTCTCAATAAACGAAACTACTGGAGACATgcgactgaaaaagaaattggattttgaaaaaattaaatcttacCATGTGGAAATCGAGGCCACAGACGGAGGAGGGCTTTCTGGGAGAGGTTCTGTGATGATAGAGGTGTTGGATGTGAACGACAATGCCCCAGAGCTGACCATATCTTCACTGACCAGCTCAGTCCCAGAAAATGCTCCTGAGACCATAATCAGCATCTTCAGAGTTGGAGACAGGGATTCTGGGGAGAATGGAAAGGTGGTTTGCTCTATCTCAGAAAACCTGCCATTCCTTCTAAAATCCACTTTCAAGAATTTCTACACTCTGGTGACAGAGAGCCCTCTGGACAGAGAGAGTAGAGCTGAATACAACATCACCATCTCAGTCTCAGACCTGGGCACACCCAGGCTCACAACCCAGCACACCATAACAGTGCAGGTGTCTGACATCAACGACAACGCCCCCGCCTTCACCCAAACCTCCTACACCATGTTTGTCCGTGAGAACAACAGCCCCGCCCTGCACATAGGCACCATCAGTgccacagactcagactcaggctCCAATGCCCACATCACCTACTCGCTGCTGCCGCCCCAGAATCCACAGTTAGCCCTCACCTCATTAATCTCCATTAACCCTGACAATGGGCAGCTGTTCGCGCTCAGGGCGCTGGACTATGAGGCCCTGCAGGCCTTCGAATTCTATGTGTGTGCCACAGACCAAGGTTCACCAGCGCTCAGCAGCCAGGCTCTGGTGCGCGTGGTGGTGCTGGACGACAATGACAATGCGCCCTTTGTGCTCTACCCACTGCAGAACGCCTCTGCACCCTGCACCGAGCTGCTCCCCAGGGCAGCGGAGCCAGGATACCTGATCACCAAGGTTGTGGCTGTAGACTGCGACTCTGGCCAGAATGCTTGGCTGTCATTCCAGTTGCTCAAGGCCACAGAGCCCGGGTTGTTTAGCGTGTGGGCACACAATGGCGAGGTACGCACCACCAGGCTGCTGAGCGAGCGAGATGTGCCCAAGCACAGGCTACTTCTGCTGGTCAAGGACAATGGGGACCCTGCACGCTCTGCCACAGTCACGTTGCACGTGCTACTTGTGGATGGATTTTCACAGCCCTATCTGCCTCTGCCGGAAGTTGCTCGGAACGCCGTTCAGGAAGATGATGATGCTCTTACACTGTATCTGGTCATTGCCTTGgcatctgtgtcttctctcttcctcttgtctGTGCTGCTGTTTGTGGGTGTGAGGCTGTGCAGGAGGGGCAGAGAGGTTTCTCTGGGTGGCTGCTCTATTCCTGATGGACACTTTCCTAGCCACCTGGTGGATGTCAGTGGAgcagggaccctgtctcaaagttaCCAGTATGAGGTGTGTCTGAGGGGAGACTCTGGGACTGGTGAGTTCAAGTTCCTGAAACCCATGGTCCCCAATGCTGGGATAGAAATTATGGAAAGTCCCCACTGCAGGGAAAGCTTTGTATTCAACTAA